In Mycetocola spongiae, the genomic stretch GCTGCATTTCCTCTGGATCTATGCTCTGCTCTGCGTTCTGATCAGCGTCCTGGAACGGTCGAGCCGGCGGCTATTTCCGGGAAAATCTCGCGCATAAAGCCTCCTCGAGGACGCCATCACACTCCTCGTTCTCACGGCGCTGTATCACGTGTTTTTTGAGAGGCTGTCGGGGGCGCTGGCGGCGGCCCTGCTGTCGTTTTTCTTCTATTATCTGGCCCGCCCGCTGATCCTGCCGCGCGAAAATTAGCCCGCAAGGCCACACGCGGGTATGGTGCATCCGTTTTCGGGGCGCACGTCCACGGGCGGAATCGAGTGAGGATCGGCCGCGGAATCATCGAGAGTATCAACGAGGACGAACGCTCGGTTTTGGTGAGCTTTATCGATGGCAGCATCCCCGATCCGCCCCTCACGGGTGAGCCCCTCCGCGATGAATCCATCATGCGGGAGGATATTCGGCGAAGACTCCAATCGGTGATCGCGCGTCCCCACCAGCTGCGCTTCGCGAACGCGGTTTTTGCCCGCTATGGCCGGCGCTGCGCGGTATGCCCCCTCACGCAGCGGGAGCTGCTTGACGCCGCCCATATCCGGGCCAAGAGCGATCGGGGGAGCGATAGCCCCGGAAACGGCCTGCCCCTGTGCGCGAATCATCACCGCGCTTTTGATCGCGGGTTATGGGCCATCCGTCCCGAGGATCATCGATTGGTCGCGGCGGCGGGCACGGAACTGGGCCGGCTGGGCATCGCCGAGCACTCGCTGCTCCACGGCCGCCCGCAGCCCGCGGCCGCCGCAATCGCGGCACAGTGGGCAGCCTTTTCGCGGGCGCAGAGGGGCTAGCCCACCCGCGCGGAGGCGAGCACGACCGCGGCGGTGAATGCCCAGAAGCCCAGCATGAAGGCCCAGTCGCGGGTGCGGAACGGGATGCGATAGCGCTCGGTGCGGGTGGGATGCGCGCCGAAGGCCCGGGCGTCCATCGCGAGCGATACCCGCTCGGCATGCCGGATCGCGCCCGCCATGAGCGGCACCACATAGCCGCTGGAGCGGCGGATCGTGGCGATAGGTCCGCGCCCCGGGCTCATGCCGCGCACCCGGTGTGCCTGCCGGATGGTCTCCAGCTCATGCCCAAAGCGCGGCACAAAACGATAGGCGGCGAGCGCGGTATAGCCGATGCGATACGGCATTCGTAGCTGCTGAATACTCGCCCGCACCAGATCCGGCCCGGTGCTGCTGAGCCCGCCGATCAGCGCGAGGCCAAACAGGGAGGCCAGCCGCAGCGACGTGGTGAAGCCCGTGGTCAGCTGCCCCACGGTCAGCTCAAACGCCCCGAGGGCCAGCGCCACCTCGGGCTGCCCGGCGCGCACCGCATCCGTCCATACCGAAAAGCTCAGCCCGAAGACCAGCACAAAAAGCGGCAGACCCAGCGTGAGGGTGAGCAGGGAGGAACGCCGCCAGCGCAGCCCCGTGAGCATCAGTAGCGCACAGAGCGCAATAAAACACACGGGCGTGAACATGTTTTTGGACAGCAGCGCGCAGATCATCGCGGGTGCCGGACCAAAGATCTTGGCCAGGGGATTCAGTCGGTAGAGGTAGTGGCGGGCGCCCGCGCGCTCGGCCTGAATATCGGCCCTATAGGCGTCAAAGGCCGGCGCCGCACCGCGGCTCATGCGCGCGCCTCCGGCAGCTCGCTCAGGCGCGTCACCGAGTTCCACGCTGGATGATTTTTGAGATCGCGCATCGCCCGGGCAAGCGGCGGCAGGCGCAGCCCGGCCGAGAGGATCAGCTCCTCATCGCTGAGAATATCGTCCGTCTCGCCGAAGCCCACGAGTTCGCCCCCGCTCATCACGGCCACATGGCTGGCATAATCGGCGACCAGCTGCAGGTCATGGGAGACCACCAGCACCGTGGTGCCGGCCTCGTTGAGCTCGCGCAACAGCCCAAGCAGCTCGTGTGCGCGCGCCTGATCCTGGCCAAAGGTGGGCTCGTCCAGCGCGAGGATCGGGGCGCCCGTGACCAGCGCGGTACCCACCGAGAGCCGCCGCTTTTGCCCGCCGGAGAGCAGGAACGGATGCCGCTCGCGCTCGCCGACCAGCCCAAAGCGCTGCAGCATATCCTGCACGCGGGCCTCCACGATGGGCTCCTCGATTCCGCGCAGCCGCAGGCCGTGTGCGAGCTCATCGCCCACGGTATAGGTCACAAACTGGTTTTCCGGATTTTGGAAAACAAAACCGATCCGGGAGGTCAGGGTGCGCACGTCCATGCGGGCCGGGTCCAGCCCGCCCAGGGCGATCTTGCCGCGCGGCGGGCGCACCACCCCGGCAATGGCCTGCACCAGGGTGGTCTTTCCGGCGCCATTGGTGCCCACCACGGCCAGGAAGGAACCCGGGTTCAGCGTGAGGTTCACCCCGCGTAGGATCGATACCCGGTTGCGGATGATTTCCAGATCCCGCACCGTGATCAGCGCGGCATCCCAGACGCCGCGCCCGGTCTCGGGGGCGGGCAGCCGCTCGGGCAGCTCCACGGCATCTAGCGCCGCGGTGAGTTCCCGCGGGGTCAGCGGCAGCGGATCCAGCACCACCCCGGCCCGCGCGAGCCGGAGCGCGGCCAGCGAGGATACCGGAAGCCAGACGCCCAGCCGGTCCAGTTCCTCGGCATGGGTCACCAGGATTTCGCGGGCGGGGCCCAGCAGGATTTGCCGCCCCTCGCGGTCCAGCACCAGCACCCGATCCACGAGGTCCATCGCGGGATCCAGATTATGTTCAATCAGCACCACCGAGCGGTCGCCGCGGGAGACCACGCCGGCCAGCACCCGATAGACCTCCTCGATACCGGCGGGGTCCAGGTTTGCGGTGGGCTCGTCGAGCACCAGCACGGGGGAGCGCATCGCGAGCGCACACGCGATCGCGAGGCGCTGCCGGCCGCCGCCGGAGAGCCGGTCGGGATTATCGCCGCGGCGCTCCCAGAGCCCCACCTCGCGCAGGGCCTGCTCGGCGCGCGCGAGGACCTCCTCCGCGGGCAGCCCCAGATTCTCGGGGCCAAAACACACCTCGTCGAGCGCGGTGCCGGTGATCATCTGGGTATCGGGATCCTGGAATACCATCGCGACGTGCTCGCTCAGCCGCGCCACCGAGGAACCCACGGTGCGCAGCCCGCCCACGTGTACCTCGCCCTGCAGCCGCGCCGAGACCGCGTGGGGCACCAGGCCGTTCAGGGCCAGCGCGAGCGTGGACTTGCCCGATCCGCTGGGGCCGAGGATCAGCAGCACCTCGCCCGGGATCAGGTCGAAGCTCACGCCATCCGGGGTGAAGCCCGGGTTATCCTCGTGGCCGATGCGCACATCGGTGAGGGAGAGGGGGAAATCCACCGTTCCCTAGGCGAGTGCCACGCGCAGCGCGGCACCCCCGCGCGGCCGGCGACGGTCCACGGGATACTGAATGCCGCGCACCACGCCGGTGCGGTCGATGCCGCCGGCGATCTGGCGCGCAAGCCAGGTAAAGAAAACGGGGGAGAGGACATAAACGGCCACCGAGATTACCTGCGCCACGGGCCCAAAATGGGTCGTGCCCAGCGCAAGCGACATGATCACGGCGATCACCACGCCGCCAAAGAGGGCGCTGCTGTAATACAGCCAGGCCGCCCAATAGCGATAGCGGCCGAGGGCAAACGGAAGCTCCTGAATCAGCCCGATCAGCAGGCCCGTGCCGATATGGCGGGCATATTGTGTGGGGTCCAGGGCCGCGCTCGTGAGGCCCGCGATCAGGCCGGTCAGGATGGCCACACCCGGGCGGCGCAGCAGCCACTGCGCGATTACGCCGGGGAAAAAATACAGGCCCAGCAGGAAGCCATAAAGCACCGGGACAAAACCCAACACCACAACATGCATATAGCCGGCCACCGCGAGGGGGATTCCCGCCCCCACGCCGATCGCGGCGCAAGTGAGCAGGAGCCGGGTATTGGTTTTGTGCATGATGCGAGCCATTCACTTCCGC encodes the following:
- a CDS encoding energy-coupling factor transporter transmembrane component T, with amino-acid sequence MSRGAAPAFDAYRADIQAERAGARHYLYRLNPLAKIFGPAPAMICALLSKNMFTPVCFIALCALLMLTGLRWRRSSLLTLTLGLPLFVLVFGLSFSVWTDAVRAGQPEVALALGAFELTVGQLTTGFTTSLRLASLFGLALIGGLSSTGPDLVRASIQQLRMPYRIGYTALAAYRFVPRFGHELETIRQAHRVRGMSPGRGPIATIRRSSGYVVPLMAGAIRHAERVSLAMDARAFGAHPTRTERYRIPFRTRDWAFMLGFWAFTAAVVLASARVG
- a CDS encoding HNH endonuclease, whose translation is MRIGRGIIESINEDERSVLVSFIDGSIPDPPLTGEPLRDESIMREDIRRRLQSVIARPHQLRFANAVFARYGRRCAVCPLTQRELLDAAHIRAKSDRGSDSPGNGLPLCANHHRAFDRGLWAIRPEDHRLVAAAGTELGRLGIAEHSLLHGRPQPAAAAIAAQWAAFSRAQRG
- a CDS encoding ECF transporter S component, with the translated sequence MHKTNTRLLLTCAAIGVGAGIPLAVAGYMHVVVLGFVPVLYGFLLGLYFFPGVIAQWLLRRPGVAILTGLIAGLTSAALDPTQYARHIGTGLLIGLIQELPFALGRYRYWAAWLYYSSALFGGVVIAVIMSLALGTTHFGPVAQVISVAVYVLSPVFFTWLARQIAGGIDRTGVVRGIQYPVDRRRPRGGAALRVALA
- a CDS encoding ABC transporter ATP-binding protein → MDFPLSLTDVRIGHEDNPGFTPDGVSFDLIPGEVLLILGPSGSGKSTLALALNGLVPHAVSARLQGEVHVGGLRTVGSSVARLSEHVAMVFQDPDTQMITGTALDEVCFGPENLGLPAEEVLARAEQALREVGLWERRGDNPDRLSGGGRQRLAIACALAMRSPVLVLDEPTANLDPAGIEEVYRVLAGVVSRGDRSVVLIEHNLDPAMDLVDRVLVLDREGRQILLGPAREILVTHAEELDRLGVWLPVSSLAALRLARAGVVLDPLPLTPRELTAALDAVELPERLPAPETGRGVWDAALITVRDLEIIRNRVSILRGVNLTLNPGSFLAVVGTNGAGKTTLVQAIAGVVRPPRGKIALGGLDPARMDVRTLTSRIGFVFQNPENQFVTYTVGDELAHGLRLRGIEEPIVEARVQDMLQRFGLVGERERHPFLLSGGQKRRLSVGTALVTGAPILALDEPTFGQDQARAHELLGLLRELNEAGTTVLVVSHDLQLVADYASHVAVMSGGELVGFGETDDILSDEELILSAGLRLPPLARAMRDLKNHPAWNSVTRLSELPEARA